From Prosthecobacter fusiformis, one genomic window encodes:
- a CDS encoding tyrosine-type recombinase/integrase, giving the protein MENYKNGLVDKSKARLLTAVEFQSLADVPPEVEWFANIENKNTRRAYKSDVQDFMAFAGIRQAEEFRLVKRSHLIAWRKQLEARTLEAATVRRKLSAVASLFDYLCECNAVPFNPADGVKRPNMGSNEGKSPALSDERAKAILEAPAPDTLKGVRDRAILSALLFHGLRRAELCSLKVGDIQERRGVMHFLVEGKGGKIRFIPIHPHTSQRISDYLAITAHKSDVRAPLFLKARSRDADGCPSPLTGHAIYKDVVRKYARQIGIEASAICVHGLRATAATNALDHDADIAKVQEWLGHSSISTTRLYDRRSMKPEDSPTFKVTY; this is encoded by the coding sequence TTGGAAAATTACAAAAATGGTCTGGTTGATAAATCAAAAGCTCGGTTGCTGACGGCAGTTGAGTTTCAGTCACTGGCAGATGTGCCGCCTGAGGTCGAGTGGTTCGCGAATATCGAAAACAAGAACACCCGGCGGGCATACAAAAGCGATGTCCAGGATTTCATGGCGTTTGCCGGAATTCGGCAGGCAGAGGAATTTCGACTCGTGAAGCGGTCGCATTTGATCGCTTGGCGAAAACAGCTTGAGGCAAGGACTCTCGAAGCTGCAACTGTTCGCAGAAAGCTCTCTGCGGTGGCATCGCTCTTTGATTACCTGTGTGAGTGCAACGCGGTGCCATTCAATCCTGCTGACGGGGTGAAGCGTCCCAACATGGGCTCGAATGAAGGGAAGTCCCCGGCTCTGTCTGACGAACGTGCCAAAGCCATTTTGGAAGCCCCTGCTCCAGATACATTGAAAGGGGTTCGCGACCGGGCGATTCTCTCCGCCCTGCTGTTTCATGGGCTACGGCGAGCTGAGCTTTGCTCGCTCAAGGTGGGGGATATCCAGGAGCGTCGTGGAGTGATGCATTTCCTCGTCGAAGGCAAAGGAGGCAAAATTCGATTCATCCCGATACACCCGCATACCAGCCAGCGAATCAGCGATTACCTGGCAATCACCGCGCACAAGAGTGATGTTCGAGCGCCTTTGTTTCTAAAGGCACGGAGTCGTGATGCTGACGGTTGCCCCTCTCCGCTTACAGGCCATGCAATATATAAAGACGTAGTGCGCAAATACGCCCGCCAAATTGGCATCGAAGCCAGCGCCATTTGTGTTCATGGCTTGCGAGCAACGGCAGCGACCAATGCCCTGGATCACGATGCGGACATTGCAAAGGTTCAAGAATGGCTCGGGCATTCAAGCATCTCGACCACTCGGCTGTATGACAGGCGTTCAATGAAGCCCGAGGATTCGCCGACATTCAAGGTGACCTATTAA
- a CDS encoding cyclic GMP-AMP synthase DncV-like nucleotidyltransferase, producing the protein MYNYNSQIKTFYDKKVSLPPEMRKMLLAHRKANADRLIKRLPELHPKIRIGESNFQSQGSFAMDTVVQTRFTAEEYDIDYGVVIRRSQLVNEDGSEMTAQEVRELVRAALRDKRFNRQPKLMTNCVRVFYADEDDYAHHVDIPIYREFEDDAGIRVTQLAGEEDWIRSNPTRVNEWIEDEVIDRNAQISGSGGQMRRMVKLMKRFCRSRNADSNEDWDLPNGMKLTMLISECFQWSERFDEAFHGTLSAMKNRLAWNLEIENLADKGWPKSKLTKSTADQNVLNLEGRIADALSELEVLSSDECTENQARKAWDWVFQSDGFFKELEEEAKAKKQELQKAAAILASRSAGTDRNGRIVAACATVVPNLAHSFYGEDF; encoded by the coding sequence ATGTATAACTACAATTCACAAATCAAAACTTTCTACGACAAGAAAGTATCACTGCCGCCCGAGATGCGGAAAATGCTTCTCGCTCACCGAAAAGCTAATGCAGATCGTTTGATAAAGAGGCTTCCTGAGCTGCATCCTAAAATCAGGATTGGTGAGTCCAATTTCCAAAGCCAGGGTTCATTTGCCATGGATACTGTGGTCCAGACCCGATTTACCGCAGAGGAGTATGATATTGACTACGGCGTCGTCATCCGTCGGTCTCAACTTGTAAATGAAGATGGTTCAGAAATGACAGCTCAGGAAGTTCGGGAGTTGGTTAGAGCGGCATTGAGAGACAAGCGATTCAATCGCCAACCCAAGTTGATGACAAATTGCGTCCGCGTGTTTTATGCTGATGAAGATGATTATGCACACCACGTCGATATTCCAATCTACCGGGAATTCGAAGACGATGCTGGTATTAGAGTTACTCAACTCGCGGGAGAAGAGGACTGGATCAGGTCGAACCCGACTCGTGTAAATGAATGGATTGAAGACGAGGTTATCGACCGTAACGCACAAATATCAGGCTCCGGGGGCCAAATGCGAAGGATGGTCAAACTCATGAAGAGGTTTTGCAGAAGCAGAAATGCGGACAGTAATGAAGATTGGGACCTCCCTAACGGAATGAAACTCACTATGCTCATTTCTGAATGTTTCCAGTGGAGTGAGCGGTTTGATGAAGCATTTCACGGCACATTGTCAGCAATGAAGAATCGCTTGGCTTGGAATCTGGAAATTGAAAATCTTGCTGATAAAGGTTGGCCAAAATCCAAGCTCACAAAGTCCACAGCGGATCAAAATGTGTTGAATCTCGAGGGACGGATCGCAGATGCTCTTTCCGAGTTAGAAGTTTTGTCCTCGGATGAATGCACCGAAAACCAGGCTCGCAAAGCATGGGATTGGGTCTTCCAGTCAGATGGATTCTTTAAAGAATTGGAGGAAGAGGCAAAAGCAAAAAAACAGGAACTCCAAAAAGCAGCTGCAATTTTAGCATCTAGGAGTGCAGGCACTGATAGAAACGGTCGAATTGTTGCTGCCTGTGCTACAGTGGTGCCGAATCTAGCTCATTCATTCTATGGCGAGGATTTCTAA
- a CDS encoding DUF6602 domain-containing protein, with product MSSRAKSLSKTDGKAFLQEAFASEQCLLASKLRSSERITHNGDMGEVNEQHFIEVLRLYLPDRYTVEKAIILDSTGNTTDSIDVVVFDRQYTPTLLDNKHHRYVPAEAVYAVFECKPTINKKYLEYAADKAATVRRMQRTSVGIPHAGGVYPPKPQIELVSGIVALDIEWSDGFGATFQKLNNKLKDERRVDCGLAVTGACFDTFDAGKYSFGPKANALVFFLFRLLQKLQSVGTVPAVDWAAYAKQLSK from the coding sequence ATGTCCAGTCGAGCCAAATCACTTTCAAAAACCGATGGCAAAGCGTTCCTTCAGGAAGCTTTTGCCTCAGAACAATGTCTCCTAGCATCCAAGCTGAGGTCCTCGGAGCGGATCACCCATAATGGGGATATGGGCGAGGTTAACGAACAGCATTTCATAGAAGTGCTGCGACTTTATCTGCCTGATCGTTACACTGTTGAAAAAGCCATCATCTTAGACAGCACCGGCAACACCACGGATTCAATAGATGTAGTGGTTTTTGATCGACAATATACGCCCACGCTTCTGGATAATAAGCATCATCGTTATGTGCCAGCAGAGGCTGTTTATGCAGTGTTCGAGTGCAAACCGACTATTAATAAAAAGTATCTGGAATATGCAGCCGATAAAGCCGCAACCGTCCGACGGATGCAGCGAACATCGGTAGGAATTCCTCACGCTGGAGGAGTTTATCCTCCAAAACCACAAATAGAACTTGTAAGTGGGATTGTGGCTCTGGATATCGAATGGTCTGATGGCTTTGGCGCGACATTCCAGAAGCTCAATAATAAACTAAAGGATGAACGGCGGGTTGATTGTGGACTTGCTGTTACGGGAGCTTGTTTTGATACATTTGATGCAGGGAAATACTCTTTTGGACCCAAAGCAAATGCTCTCGTTTTTTTCCTATTCCGGCTGCTGCAAAAACTGCAATCCGTAGGAACCGTTCCAGCTGTTGATTGGGCAGCATACGCGAAGCAACTTTCAAAGTGA
- a CDS encoding helix-turn-helix domain-containing protein, translated as MLRARRGTRGLRSVAQEIGEISASTLSRIEQGGVPDLETYLRITKWLGIQTEHQGLSGAGETATPELIEAHFRAEKVLPPDTIQALSDMIRQAYKWAENRGIGTNPSK; from the coding sequence ATGTTACGAGCCCGCCGGGGAACTCGCGGGCTCAGGAGTGTAGCCCAGGAAATCGGTGAAATAAGTGCGTCTACCCTCTCACGTATCGAGCAGGGAGGCGTTCCAGATCTCGAAACCTATTTGCGTATCACCAAATGGTTAGGGATCCAGACCGAGCACCAAGGACTTTCGGGAGCGGGAGAAACCGCCACCCCAGAATTAATTGAAGCACATTTTCGGGCCGAAAAAGTCCTTCCCCCAGATACGATACAAGCTCTCTCTGACATGATTCGTCAGGCTTATAAATGGGCCGAAAACAGGGGCATCGGCACCAATCCATCGAAATAG
- a CDS encoding ImmA/IrrE family metallo-endopeptidase has product MKHGFKTWAEKEALRLRSEMQLSEDATLPARGLAQHLKIEIATPPEIGVDEKTLGVLLGPGTSRWSAVTLYLHKTPFVVFNPTHSEQRQESDLMHEFAHILCKHSPTKVLVGGGFPFPIREYNKDQEEEADWLGATLKLPRNALLSAVKKGLTDEELAEQFKCSVPLARMRRNRSGVKMQLQRLQALKANRGWN; this is encoded by the coding sequence ATGAAACATGGGTTCAAAACATGGGCCGAAAAAGAGGCTCTTCGTCTGCGTTCCGAAATGCAACTTTCGGAAGATGCCACGTTGCCTGCAAGAGGGCTGGCGCAGCATCTTAAAATCGAAATCGCCACCCCACCAGAAATTGGCGTTGATGAAAAAACTTTGGGTGTTCTGCTTGGTCCTGGGACATCCAGATGGTCAGCTGTTACGCTCTATCTGCATAAAACTCCCTTTGTGGTTTTTAACCCAACGCATAGTGAACAACGCCAGGAGAGCGACTTGATGCATGAATTCGCTCACATTCTTTGCAAACACTCTCCAACAAAGGTCCTTGTAGGGGGAGGCTTTCCCTTCCCAATCCGGGAATATAATAAGGATCAGGAAGAAGAAGCTGACTGGCTTGGGGCAACCTTAAAGTTGCCCCGGAACGCCCTGCTATCGGCTGTGAAAAAGGGCCTTACCGATGAAGAGTTAGCAGAGCAATTTAAGTGCTCTGTACCTCTTGCTCGTATGAGGCGAAACCGCTCTGGCGTGAAAATGCAATTGCAGAGGCTGCAAGCATTGAAGGCCAACAGAGGTTGGAACTAA
- a CDS encoding Fic family protein, with the protein MLRNLNPEPIITAEMLKLIASLDEFKGQWRAFKRLSRDQLSQLKKVATIESIGSSTRIEGSKLSDQQVATLLSGLKIQEFRSRDEEEVAGYAAAMDMVFESFEHISVTENHIRQLHRTLLQYSGKDERHRGDYKSLDNHVAAFDEHGKELGIVFETASPFETPFAMKRLVDWVIEAERDGDLHPLLVTGIFVVWFLAIHPFQDGNGRLSRVLTTLLLLRYGYSYVPYASLESVIEENKEFYYKALRKTQSTLRGNTPDWGSWLVYFLRCLVRQKENLNAKIRIEQNRVEASSPLAAAVIQMLDDTDRITLAEAVKATGGNRNTLKAKISELVDAGLLTRHGRGRGVYYTRGKFEPEN; encoded by the coding sequence ATGTTACGAAATCTGAATCCTGAACCCATAATTACAGCAGAAATGCTGAAGCTGATTGCTTCTCTTGATGAGTTCAAGGGGCAGTGGCGGGCATTCAAACGTCTGTCCCGAGATCAGCTTTCGCAGCTTAAAAAGGTCGCTACCATTGAGAGCATTGGCTCCTCAACCCGTATTGAGGGCAGCAAGCTCTCGGACCAGCAAGTGGCAACGCTCTTGTCCGGGCTCAAAATCCAAGAGTTTAGAAGCAGGGATGAAGAAGAAGTCGCAGGATACGCAGCGGCGATGGATATGGTCTTCGAATCGTTCGAGCACATTTCTGTCACTGAGAATCACATCCGCCAACTGCACCGAACGCTGCTTCAATATTCGGGGAAAGACGAGCGGCATCGAGGTGACTATAAATCTTTGGATAACCATGTGGCTGCGTTTGACGAGCATGGGAAAGAACTCGGAATCGTGTTTGAAACGGCATCTCCCTTTGAAACCCCTTTTGCTATGAAGCGCCTGGTGGATTGGGTGATTGAAGCAGAACGTGATGGGGATCTTCATCCATTGCTTGTAACCGGCATATTTGTGGTCTGGTTCCTTGCCATCCATCCCTTCCAAGATGGGAATGGCAGGCTGTCGCGAGTGCTCACGACCCTGCTGCTGCTTCGCTACGGTTATAGCTATGTGCCTTATGCTTCTTTGGAATCAGTGATCGAAGAGAACAAAGAATTCTATTATAAGGCGCTGAGAAAGACCCAATCCACTTTGAGGGGCAACACACCAGATTGGGGATCCTGGTTGGTTTATTTTCTGCGCTGCCTTGTCCGTCAGAAAGAAAATCTCAACGCGAAAATTAGGATTGAGCAAAACCGTGTAGAAGCCAGTTCACCATTAGCGGCAGCGGTCATACAAATGCTTGATGACACGGATCGAATCACACTCGCGGAGGCCGTAAAAGCTACCGGTGGAAATCGCAATACACTGAAAGCAAAAATTTCAGAACTCGTTGATGCAGGGCTGCTCACACGACACGGTCGCGGGAGGGGGGTATACTATACCAGAGGAAAATTTGAACCAGAGAATTAG
- a CDS encoding DUF4116 domain-containing protein, which produces MLVSDGNIIPNTELQIAAVKQDGMAIQYIENPSEKVQLTAVEKNGHAIQYIKAPSEKVQLAAVRKWAYAIQYIEEPSEEVQLAAVRRSGHAIQYIIDPIKKIQLAAIKRDPIAIQYIINPTEQVTRAARNRQQVVDLSGGYDGWRIREMSEPCEVAQLIAVKSDPTLLLEIQKPTEKVQLLAVARKPELIQHIRAPSEDLELTAVQKDGRAIQYIKRPSEKVQLAAVEQNGHAIQYIKKPSENIQFAAVEKDGYAIQYIKDPSEEVQLAALEKWASAIQYINNPTIKVQIAAVQKEGRVIQYIKEPSKEVQLAAVEQNVHAIRHIENPCEEVQQFVDRVKQTAKGTKPNDKAPAEKSVIQSKEALATASSKDKGRRVASV; this is translated from the coding sequence ATGTTGGTATCAGATGGTAATATAATTCCGAATACAGAACTGCAAATCGCCGCAGTGAAACAAGACGGGATGGCAATTCAGTATATTGAAAATCCAAGTGAAAAGGTTCAACTCACCGCAGTGGAAAAAAATGGTCACGCAATTCAGTATATAAAGGCTCCTAGTGAAAAGGTTCAACTTGCTGCTGTGAGAAAATGGGCATACGCAATTCAGTATATCGAAGAACCGAGTGAAGAAGTACAGCTCGCTGCAGTGCGAAGAAGTGGCCATGCAATTCAGTATATAATAGATCCCATTAAAAAAATCCAACTTGCTGCCATAAAACGAGATCCGATAGCAATTCAGTATATTATTAATCCAACTGAGCAAGTTACAAGGGCGGCTCGGAATCGCCAACAGGTTGTAGATTTATCAGGGGGGTATGATGGGTGGAGAATAAGAGAAATGTCAGAACCGTGCGAGGTAGCTCAATTAATTGCGGTGAAATCGGATCCCACATTGCTACTAGAAATACAGAAACCGACTGAAAAAGTTCAACTTCTTGCCGTAGCGAGAAAGCCAGAGTTAATTCAACATATAAGAGCGCCTAGTGAGGATCTTGAACTAACGGCAGTGCAAAAAGATGGCCGCGCAATTCAGTATATCAAAAGACCAAGTGAAAAAGTTCAACTCGCTGCAGTGGAACAAAATGGTCATGCAATTCAGTATATTAAAAAACCGAGTGAAAATATTCAATTCGCCGCAGTGGAAAAAGATGGTTACGCGATTCAGTATATAAAGGATCCTAGTGAAGAGGTTCAACTCGCTGCTTTAGAAAAATGGGCAAGTGCAATTCAGTATATTAATAACCCAACCATAAAGGTACAGATCGCCGCAGTGCAAAAAGAAGGTCGCGTAATTCAGTATATCAAAGAACCGAGTAAAGAGGTGCAGCTCGCCGCAGTGGAACAAAATGTTCACGCAATTCGGCATATCGAAAATCCGTGTGAAGAGGTACAGCAGTTCGTGGATAGAGTAAAGCAAACGGCTAAAGGAACTAAGCCGAATGACAAGGCACCAGCTGAGAAATCTGTCATTCAATCCAAGGAAGCGCTGGCTACAGCCTCATCAAAAGACAAGGGGAGAAGGGTTGCCAGCGTTTGA
- a CDS encoding SOS response-associated peptidase codes for MCGRLNQYARIPSFRVAGLALEIKRHLAKAREDKRSRIYILNNICPTDYADVVIQEEDGLAVERMRFGLIPNWARGSKAEVSKKFTRTFNARSDSIFELGSYRQAIRKRRCIVPARGWHEWPDRTTPYYIHRSDDQPLWLAGIWDVWESNAADDQEEPVITSMSVVTTPPGTYMSKFHDRSPLVLEGDAISNWLKPNLQESDLRTLLEPYECPHLEAYRVSTSANSAKNKTEEVLHPISPPVPWGDAPPEEPPENEYLKLF; via the coding sequence ATGTGCGGACGCCTAAACCAGTATGCCAGAATCCCGAGTTTCCGGGTTGCAGGGCTGGCGCTTGAGATCAAGCGACATCTGGCAAAGGCTCGTGAAGACAAGCGTTCACGGATTTACATCCTCAACAACATCTGCCCGACTGATTACGCCGACGTGGTCATTCAGGAGGAAGACGGTCTCGCTGTTGAGCGAATGCGGTTCGGGTTGATTCCAAACTGGGCGCGAGGCTCCAAAGCGGAAGTGTCCAAGAAGTTCACCCGCACCTTTAACGCTCGCTCCGACAGCATTTTTGAGCTGGGCTCATATCGGCAAGCCATCCGCAAGCGGCGCTGCATTGTCCCAGCGCGGGGCTGGCATGAATGGCCTGACCGCACCACCCCCTACTACATCCACAGATCAGACGATCAGCCGCTGTGGCTGGCTGGCATCTGGGATGTTTGGGAGAGCAATGCCGCAGATGACCAGGAAGAGCCGGTCATCACCTCAATGAGCGTGGTTACGACCCCGCCCGGAACCTATATGAGCAAATTCCACGACCGAAGCCCGTTGGTCTTGGAGGGCGACGCCATCTCGAATTGGTTGAAGCCTAATCTACAGGAATCGGACCTCCGGACGCTCCTAGAGCCCTACGAATGCCCGCATTTGGAAGCCTACCGCGTTTCCACCAGTGCCAATTCTGCAAAAAACAAGACCGAGGAAGTTCTTCATCCAATTTCTCCCCCTGTTCCCTGGGGAGACGCCCCGCCGGAAGAGCCGCCAGAAAACGAGTACTTGAAACTGTTCTAA
- a CDS encoding LexA family protein — translation MLTADQNQSLRTLWRCLARQWKLRSIPLLGTIVAGRAEVPESTMEACLTVDPDTLGLPKNNRTFALKVQGDSMRNAAILEGDVVVMEFREAKHGDIVAALIDGETTLKRFFVKNGVPYLRASNPKYPDLIPARELVIQGVMVALLRLPKK, via the coding sequence ATGTTAACGGCGGATCAGAATCAGTCCCTTCGAACCCTTTGGCGCTGCCTTGCACGCCAATGGAAGCTCAGGTCAATTCCTCTGCTCGGCACCATCGTTGCAGGCAGGGCTGAGGTGCCCGAAAGCACGATGGAGGCCTGCCTTACGGTTGACCCTGACACGCTGGGGCTGCCAAAGAACAACCGCACTTTTGCGCTTAAAGTTCAGGGCGACTCAATGCGAAACGCTGCCATTCTGGAAGGGGATGTTGTGGTGATGGAATTTCGGGAAGCCAAGCACGGGGACATTGTTGCAGCCCTCATTGACGGGGAAACCACCCTGAAACGCTTTTTCGTAAAGAATGGAGTGCCCTACCTGCGGGCATCCAACCCCAAATACCCGGACCTCATTCCCGCCCGCGAGCTGGTAATCCAGGGCGTTATGGTGGCTCTTCTCCGGCTTCCCAAAAAGTGA